Below is a window of Pirellulales bacterium DNA.
CGCTTCGCAATCCAACGGGCTGACGGAGAGCAGAAAGGGGGCTAATTCGAGCACCAACTTGTGTTGCTCCAAGGCCGAGTCGACGCTCGACGGATTGACTTGGCCGGAGCAGACCCGGCGGGTTTCCACCGTCGCCCAGCGGTAATGCCCCTGGTCTTTGTCTTCCTCGAGCACGAAATCCCGCTTGTCGCGGCAATAGAACTTCCGCATCGACGGATATTTCTTTTGCAGCCGCTCGAAGAAATGGAGCACCGTCTCGCGGCTGCTGGGGAGTTCCATCTCCGTGGCCAGATTCATGTTGACGTAGAAATCGTCGCTAACGGAACTGTAGCGATTCATAATGGATGTCCCCCCTGGCCATCGACGCCCGAACCGCCCCGCCGCGGCAGAACAATTGCGGGCTGAACCAATCAGTATAAAATGCACAGTCGAAACGTGTCAAAGCCGGGTTTGGGGCCATTTGAGGTCGTCGCGCAGCCGAGTACGACGAGATTTAGTCGTCGCGCGAGCTTGTAATCGTGGCGATTTCCGCTTTCGTCGCTTGCACTTACTGCTCTCAATCGGGTGCCCGTCGATCATTTGCGCCAAGCAAGAATGGACCTAGAATTGAGCAGCCAAATCTGCAACAATCTCCGCCCCAACATAGGATTCGAGAAAAAGGGGACCCATGCAGCTTGAGAATTGCTCCTTGGAACGGCGCTCCGACGGCGCGGTCATCGTGCGAGTCCACTCGCGTCGCACGGAGCCGGCGCCCCTGCCAGATGCCGTTTTCTCGTTTCGCGCCGGAGACCCGCAATACATCTATTGGGAGCGGCAATTCCGTCTTCGGCAAAGGGCAAGCGTTCCGGATTCGGACAATTAAGAGCCTATCCGAGATCCGCCTGAGCAAAGGGGACAGTCCCCGTTTTGCTCCGCGACTGCGCAAAAAGGGGACAGTCCCCGGCGGTTCTCGGATAGGCTCTGAATGCGATCTTCAGCGCAGCAAGCCGCGGCGGCCCGATGCGGCAATCAGTTCGAATTCTTCGAATATCCAATCGTGCAGATCGGCTGAGCTGGCAGCCCGCAATCCGCGGACGAGTTTCGGCAGGGCGGCGGTTGAGGAAGACGGCGGCGACAAAACTTTGGTCTGAACCGGCACCGTCGTTCCGGCGGCCGTTGCGGCTTTTGGTTTCGCCGGACCGATTGGAGCAAACGGACAGGTTGGCGAGAATAAGCCGTTCGCGGCGGTTTGGTTTTGAGCGCCCGCGGCGTTCCCACTGCCGGAGACCGAACTCGGAATTCCTGGACTCTGGCCCCCGGCCTCCGGCCCCAGCAGGGCAAAGCCCTGCCCGGGGGGCGCGGGATCGTCGCTGGGCAGTTGTTGCAGCAGTTGGGATCGGACAATGGCCCCATCCTGGCCCGTGATAACGCCGTCGCCATTCAGATCGAACAGCGGCGAATAATTGGCGGCGGTCGTGTCTTGCAGCAATCGCAAACGGACGCCGTTGCCATCCATGCCGGTGATGACTCCGTTCTGATCGGCGTCGCCCGGCAGGAGATTGAAACGGAAGTTGAAATCCCCGCCCGAAGTGCCATCGCCGGAAGGGAAGCTGCTCGTGCCGGTCGTCCACTCACCATCCAGCGGCGTGCCAAGTGTGTTGGCCACGGCCGCGGAACGAATATCCAACAGATATTTATCGGCTGTCAAAGGGGCGGCAAACGTCCACTGGGCCGTGCGCGTGCCATTGTCGTAGCTAAACGCCGCGCTCGCCAGCGAAGCCGGCGCTGGCAGATCGGGCGATCCGACCAGCGCCAGTCCCGCGGAATTGATATTCACATCTTGGCTGAAGACGACGGATAGTGTCGTGACGTCATTCCAAGGCAACGGCAGGAGTTGCCCGGCGCCGCCGGATATTCGATAGCCCAATTGAGCGTCGCCGAGCGCATTCGCCGCCAAATAAGCATAGAAGCTTTGGCTCCAATTGGAACCACCGCTGGCATACACCGCCGTGACCTGCGGCGCTGTGGTGTTGACGACGAAACTGGCCGAAGCGCCGGACGCCAACGGATCGCCGGCGAAATCGGCAATCCCCGAACCGCTGGCCGAAAGCGTCAGCGCATATGTGCCATTTGTCCCCGTGAGCGGGGTGAGATTGCCGAGAGTGAACGTCGCGTTGTCGGTCGTCGTCACCGTTTGCGACGAGGTGAGCAAATTCGGTCCGCCGTTGTCGGTCAGTGACAATGCCGACAACGACATGCCGCCGACCGGTTCGTTAAACACAATCTGCATCTGCGAGACGGCGCTGTTCCTCGGATTCGGGCTGACTGCCGTGATGCTGGCGCTCGGCGGAGCGGTCTCCACGACGGTATTGAGGAAATATTCGCCGGTCGTGGAATTCGTGGACAAGATGCGGACGCGATAGGTTCCGGCGGTTGAAATCTGCTGCCCGAGTGTCTGGTTGCCGGTCCCTTGTCCGGACGCGAGCAAGACGTCCGCTGGGCTATAGAGCTGGATCAGCGGGGCGAGGTTGTCCACGAACTGCGCCGAATTGCCGCCGGGAGTGTACGTTTGGAGATACAGCCCGCTGGCGGCCGGAAGATTAATCGAATACCAGTTCTCAGAATTCGAGGTGACGATATCCCCAAGCGCTCCCTTATCGGCGGAGATGTCTTGAGCTGCGGCAAAGCTCACATTATTGCCGATGCCGAAAGCCGCGTCGCGCGTGACGACGAGGCTATACGCCGCGCCCGGCGCTCCGGTGACCAACGCATAGTACGTACCTGGAGTAGGTGCGACGAAGTTTGCAATCGCTTCGTTGACATTGGCACCGGCGCCCGGCGAACTTCCCGCTGCCAGCGGATTGCCTTGCGAATCGAGCAGGGTCACGTGCACGGCCGCCGAACTCTGCGCCGCCACGGCGAGCGTCGACGATTGTCCGGCGGCCAAGCTGAAGGCGTAGTAGTCATTCGGAGACGAGGCGATGCTCGGCGCGATTTCGATGCTGCTGCCGCTCGTGACGATGGGGCTCAGACCCGATGTGTTAGGCACTACGAGCGGATCGGCGCCGGCCGTGTTCGAGTTCTTGACTCCCACCGTCGGGCCGGGGTTGCCGGGCGGCAAAAGGCTGTTGTTGAAGTTAAGGTAGTTGAAGAAAATGGTCCCGTCGGAATTCAGGATCGCCTCGAACGTGACTTGCCCCGTTTGCGGGCCGCCGACGAAGCTGACGTGCGACCATTCGATAACGAAACGGCTGCTGCCGCCGCCTGTCGATTCGAGCTTGTAATAGGCGGCGGATTGCGACGAGCCGCTGATCGTGATGTTGCCCCAGAGCGGCGCGATGGTCGTCGGAGCGGGCAAGGAGGACAGGTTCGTGTTGCTGCCGTTAACGCCTCCTCGCGACATCGTGATCACGCCATGCACGTTGACATCGATGGCGTTGTAGGTCGTACCGAAAAATGGAAAGGAGATTCCCGCTGGTGAAATCGGTCCCAGTGGAAAGGAGAGGTTGGCCGTCGGCGATGTAAAGCTGATGACCGTTCCCGTCGCGCTGATATCGTCGAACTGCGGCGCGACTGCTATGGCCGAGTATCCGAAGCTATTCGGGCCGACCAACACGCCGGCGGGGCCCACCACCGCGGCCCGTTGCGCCGTACCGACCAGCCCGACGAAACCGCCATCAATACTCTGAGCGGTGGCCAAAGTGTGGTTGCCCGCGCCGCTGACCGAGGACGCGAGCGTGGCATTCAAGACCACTTGAATCGCATAGTTTCCCGTCGTTCCGTTGGCGCCGCTGACCGTGAACGTGTACGTTCCCGCGACGTTAATTGGCACCGTCTGCAAGATGAGGGGGATACCGACCGACGCCGATGATGCCGACGTGTTGACGCCTGGCCCCGCCAGAGCAATCTGCGGCTGCAAGCCGGGTGCGGGCGTGACCACGATCGACAAGGTTTGTCCTGCCGCCACGGCCAGCGTGTAGGCAACGGTGTTGCCCGCGAACAGAACTGAGCCGTTTAGGCTGCTCTGATACACGAGCGAACCGGCCGGGCTCGTCTGGGTCAGTGGCGCGGGGAACGCCGTCGGGCCGCCATTGAGGAGCAAACTGCCGGAATAGGCCGGGCCAGGATTCCCGAACGTGTCGGTCACGGTGCCGGCCGCCATGCCGATCGACAGCGTGCCCGGATTGTTGATTCCCGAGAGCGTGTATTGCACCGTTTGAGAGTCGATCAATGCAAATCCCGCGACCGAA
It encodes the following:
- a CDS encoding pre-peptidase C-terminal domain-containing protein; the encoded protein is MKRGDRASVAFEQLESRWMLAAHAMTFGRLVSATAHAPATPGAVLAPAKAPAVSVAPGSSVVPTGGGVSSIVRPSFVLYRPAGNAAPLSSPSPTGLSPTQIRHAYGFDQLTLPGTATAADGTGETIAIVDAYNDPNVRTDLQAFDQQFGLADPPATAFTIMSQTGSTTNLPGIDPNGPGGSSWELEISLDVELVHALAPGANILLVEANSSGAGDLLTAVNTARQQTGVVVVSMSFGYDEFSNDTTTDSTFTTPSGHPGVTFVASTGDSGEPGFYPAFSPNVLAVGGTTLSVDANGNRVPQPGDGGIGESGWSGSGGGISTLEPQPSYQNGVVTQFSGTNRTIPDVAFDANPTTGVSIYDSYDFGTTDPWVKVGGTSLSAPAWGTLIAIADQDRVSIGVAPLDGPTQTLPTIYTLSSNDFNDIITGNNGFAAGPGYDLVAGLGTPKAVPLVNDLVGTFHVAMTNPAAGSAVATAPTDFAITFSSPYATSGIVASDLTVNGVAADSFALTSTTTITFHFNTSPVTTQGLQNMSIAAGTLTRQADNSPLTAFSGTFRYDVLPIAIDATTPANNSIVALPLTSVNVHFNEAYAPATIGASNLTLNQGSVAGFALIDSQTVQYTLSGINNPGTLSIGMAAGTVTDTFGNPGPAYSGSLLLNGGPTAFPAPLTQTSPAGSLVYQSSLNGSVLFAGNTVAYTLAVAAGQTLSIVVTPAPGLQPQIALAGPGVNTSASSASVGIPLILQTVPINVAGTYTFTVSGANGTTGNYAIQVVLNATLASSVSGAGNHTLATAQSIDGGFVGLVGTAQRAAVVGPAGVLVGPNSFGYSAIAVAPQFDDISATGTVISFTSPTANLSFPLGPISPAGISFPFFGTTYNAIDVNVHGVITMSRGGVNGSNTNLSSLPAPTTIAPLWGNITISGSSQSAAYYKLESTGGGSSRFVIEWSHVSFVGGPQTGQVTFEAILNSDGTIFFNYLNFNNSLLPPGNPGPTVGVKNSNTAGADPLVVPNTSGLSPIVTSGSSIEIAPSIASSPNDYYAFSLAAGQSSTLAVAAQSSAAVHVTLLDSQGNPLAAGSSPGAGANVNEAIANFVAPTPGTYYALVTGAPGAAYSLVVTRDAAFGIGNNVSFAAAQDISADKGALGDIVTSNSENWYSINLPAASGLYLQTYTPGGNSAQFVDNLAPLIQLYSPADVLLASGQGTGNQTLGQQISTAGTYRVRILSTNSTTGEYFLNTVVETAPPSASITAVSPNPRNSAVSQMQIVFNEPVGGMSLSALSLTDNGGPNLLTSSQTVTTTDNATFTLGNLTPLTGTNGTYALTLSASGSGIADFAGDPLASGASASFVVNTTAPQVTAVYASGGSNWSQSFYAYLAANALGDAQLGYRISGGAGQLLPLPWNDVTTLSVVFSQDVNINSAGLALVGSPDLPAPASLASAAFSYDNGTRTAQWTFAAPLTADKYLLDIRSAAVANTLGTPLDGEWTTGTSSFPSGDGTSGGDFNFRFNLLPGDADQNGVITGMDGNGVRLRLLQDTTAANYSPLFDLNGDGVITGQDGAIVRSQLLQQLPSDDPAPPGQGFALLGPEAGGQSPGIPSSVSGSGNAAGAQNQTAANGLFSPTCPFAPIGPAKPKAATAAGTTVPVQTKVLSPPSSSTAALPKLVRGLRAASSADLHDWIFEEFELIAASGRRGLLR